Genomic DNA from Gossypium hirsutum isolate 1008001.06 chromosome A01, Gossypium_hirsutum_v2.1, whole genome shotgun sequence:
AACTATAACTAAAATATCAATTTGatacttttaatattttcttaataataattctaaaaaaattaaaaggtaaacAACTTGGATAATCACCCAAGTTTTAATGagttcctattttggtcaccggtttttttttgttaatttagttatTTCCATTagattaattgttatttttagcCACTCCACCATTAAAATGCCTTGCCCATTGAACGAAATGATGATGTGGCAATCTtttgattagtataataataacCCTTAACACTTTACGCATTTTATCAAGTTTGATCTAATTCTagaaaaattcaacaaatttaacccttaatgtttgcacattttttcactttagtttaaattcaaaaaaataaaaaattataattttaagagcttgaatatatatattttatataaaaggtcataaaaatataaaatatttaaaaatatatataattacaaaagCTTAATTGctatttgatcctaattctaaaactTCAACTAATTTAACTTTTATTgtttacacatttttcaatttaattcaaattctaaaaatttataaataaaatattcaaaaaaaaattcaaaaaataatcaatCAAACCCAAAATAAAAGTAAGCTTTCTTTCTCTCCAATGGTGAAATGTGaacaaggaagaagatggagaaCTCTCTCCATCCTTTGTCTAAAATATCTttcatatttgaataaaataaaataaaataatttaataatagtaatagtgatgatgatgaaaacaaaatattattataactaAAAAAATCTATCTATCATACTTATCTACTTGATCTTGATAAAATTGTTCTCCAAgttttcacacatttcaccactaattcaattttatctttttatacttttaatttctcactttgaCACCAATATTTTGGTAAACTTTATAAATTAGTCTATactctaaattaatatttatcaataCATCAGTCTTTTAAATTTTCTCCAGTCTCCTACTACCTTCTCCACTAATACTTGtgaatatcattttatttattctgAAAAAGTTGACTCATAATTGctcaaaataatactattatgaCCAAAGAGTTTTCGAGAATATTACAAAATCGATTAGGTTGACCCTAGTCACTTGAATAAAAgataattaatgtaaaatttaatttcgtaATTTGAGTATTctactaaaattaatttttttatttagcatttatctcttattaatttaattaactagagataagataattatttaatattatcatttaattaatttaattttaatcagtgataatataaattttattatatatctcttaattattttaaattaagtaaaaaatatataattatgacATAATATATGATGCCATCATTTTATCATGATAATATCGACTTGAGATATAGCGATTTATAATTTGTGTGAAAATGAAACAATGAtaacccattttatttcattttattttatatcttattttttttaatctaagAATCACATCATAGAATTCTTATGCTAATCATCCCCAGATATTAGAAAGATTTAGAGGATAACGGAAACTCTCGCCGCATATTGTCTTACCAATACATCTATTCATGGGTTAAGACTCTTATGAGGAACTAAACATAAACAATTAAgacataaattttcaaaaaaataaaatacaattatcATGAAATGTTTTGATTGAGAGAATTAATTCTTAGTTTATATATCTTCAATTATTTAGCTTATGGGGAACTAAATTTAAATAGTTaagacaattaaaaaaaaaaccaattacaATTCTCATGGAATGTTTTGATTGAgagaatgttttttttatttaaataaactgTTTTTAATACGGCTTATGAGGACAAAAATTTAAACAGTTATAGacataattcttgaaatttatgaGCAAAGAGAAGACTTGAAAGTTTTGGAAGCTACTAGGAAAGTGAAGATGGGgccaaattttttttctcaagccataataaaatttattaaaaaatacagTTCCTTGATCCCTCGAATGAATTCACAAGTCTCTTTTTCGTACTAATTACTTTGAAATTGATGAACAAATACTAGGAAAGTAAATTGACGGGGCCAAATTTTTTTCGTAGCcaaaataaaagttattaaaaaattagTACATGGAAAACACGTCAACGACGAGAGCACCTAAACAAACccaaactaaaattataaaaaaaaattaatacaacatgAAAAACACACACCTCAAAGTGTGAATAGAATACAAGAAAGTTCTTACGAAAACACCATCATTGAGCCTCCAAGCACCACCTTAAGCTGCCATAGAAAGCCATGAAACATGCCAAAAATTCGATTGAAAGAAAACCCCAAGAACACTGTGGGATCACAAACCAAGATACACCAAAAATATCTGCAATGAAGCTCCTTAGAGGTGCCAAAATCATATGCACAAACTTCCAAACAgcaaagtaaaattttcataaccTGAAAATCAATTTCATTCCCCAGATACCATCAATCCTAACCTAGTCATGTAATTGAAGTGACGTTTGTGACGAATCATCAATATGTTTCCACGAAGCGTTAGTATAATTTCCACGAAGAAACCAATCGAAATCAATTTTACAGGAACTTACAAGTCAAGGCCAACCACTGTTTCTTTAAGCCACAAGTCGCCGAAAAGTGATATGTGTAGACAATTACAGGATTAGGATACTTCTTTGGTTTTCTATATATGATTCAATTTTGCAAGAAATATTAACTATTCCTAAACACCGCTAGATTACTTGGAGCATACCTCTGATCACAATTGTTTGACTTTATGGGGAACACTGGGTTCTCTCTGGTTCTTATGATGGCGCTGCTGTTGCTTCATTTTGTGGTTTCATTCTCTACCAAAACAACAACCAATATTAGCACAGATCAGTCAGCTCTTCTGGCACTGAAAGCCCATATTGTTAGCCATCCTCAAAAGACGTTGAAAACCAATTGGTCTACTACTACCTCCATTTGTAATTGGGTTGGTGTCACATGCGGATCTCGACATCAAAGAGTCATAGCTCTTAATCTTTCTAGCATGCTTCTCACTGGTACTGTACTATCTTATATTGGAAATTTATCTTTCCTTACTTGGCTCAACATGAGGAACAATAATTTTCACGGCTTTTTATCTGTccaaatggctaatttgcatcgTTCAAATATATAAGGTTGTTTTCCAATAATTTTTATGGAGAAATCCCATCATGGTTAAGTTTCTTCTCTAAACTTCAATTCTTGTCTTTAGGCTATAATGGTTTTACAGGTGAGATCCCAAAAGATATGTTTGATCATCTATCTAGATTGCAAGTGCTTACTAGGAAGGGAACAAACCCTGGCAAAATTCcataattttgatttgattttggtgcttaacataaataaattaattgtcttaaattaaaaaattcatgatTTGAGCTTTAATTTGTGTGGTGATAAAATTTAGATTATTAAAATTTCGAcctcttaatttgtttttttaagaaGTAAAGTAAAAAAGAAATACTTCTATAttggtttaataaattaattttattatgtaggtGTAATCCCACAACAAATTGGTAATTTAACATGGTTGAGAGGTCTTTATTTATCTTATAATCTCCTAACAGGTATTATACTATATTTCTTCATCATATATGTtcaattttatgattattatttttttgctttctttctaccttaaatttaatttatgttaaatttttacaaatgtgctaaatatattatacttctGCATTTCatttaatggtaaatttactTTTGAATCATGCTAtcgcatattttatttttaaggcaATAATTattaataggatgaaataaggaaAGTAAAAAAGTTCAATGCCAAAGAAGAGTGTTTAAAGGAGACAAAACCTAAACATCGTATATTGACTTAATGATCAAGGATGTTCACTACtttaagtataatttaaattTGAGTCGCGCTAATTactatttataattaaaaaaaaaagacaaaaaccTAACCCTAACAAGTAAAAAATATAGGTACGCTGTGCACCAGAATTAGCAAGAGTCTAAGACATCAAATTCAGTGACAAGTCTTGTCAAATCAAACCCACCAGAGTTTTTGAAGTTATTCAGAACCTTAATGCTAATAGCAAGGGGCTTTGCTTTCGCAATGTTAACCGGATAGAAGGGTCCTAAGTAAAGTCCTAAGTAAAGCTCCAGCGGTTACTAgaaaaatagtgattaaattattggtgtaataataaatttagccttttcAATATTTGtacattctattaatttaattataaatataaaaaatttaacttaatttttatgaaatttatcatttttgttcaaattttaaaaattcaatcaatttaaccctaacctttataaaatgataattttatagtCAACTGCGTGAATTCATTCACTCAATACGCAATGCAATGTGACAGTCGCCacaacaaatgaaaaaaaattcccCCTTAAGTCTCAGCTCATATgtaagaaaaattaacaaaacaaaaccaaaagtAGAGCAAGTTGTTAGACTAAATGGAAAGATTTgctgtaaaaaaaaattcactcaaTAACATTTTATGAATTGTATACAAAAAACTCAATGAAAACAAGAACTGAAGACACTTTTTATTCACTGATTTACatcctttatataggctaaaactacaacaaatttagctaaaaaatatGATAACTCAGAAGCAAAATCACAATCAGATATTAAACCATGATTttaactaaccattcaacaactttATTGAAACTAATTTGAATATTTCATCTGCTGATATGCCCAAGATTTTAGGCCACTAACTGAGTTGGTGGTGAACTTTAATACTCCCCCTACAACGCCAACTCCAACCTTTTCACAATCCCAAGTTGTGAGCAAAACTTTTCCAACTTAGTTGTACTCAAGCCTTTCGTGAACAAGTTTGCA
This window encodes:
- the LOC107917206 gene encoding LRR receptor-like serine/threonine-protein kinase EFR, translated to MGNTGFSLVLMMALLLLHFVVSFSTKTTTNISTDQSALLALKAHIVSHPQKTLKTNWSTTTSICNWVGVTCGSRHQRVIALNLSSMLLTGYNGFTGEIPKDMFDHLSRLQVLTRKGTNPGKIP